From Nitrospiria bacterium, the proteins below share one genomic window:
- a CDS encoding DUF4388 domain-containing protein, protein MTTKKLFSTRGYVIETIAKTKILIADDNPRLLKVLELRFSQSGYRVYTAEKIKDAVVTAIIVRPDLIITDVMMSEINGWEFKKLLNKIPNMIEIPFIFLTSTETLPVEYYSQDFGMSDYMPKPYAFDDLLAKVEKNLRRHEQRQKTLSPEVSSPSGILQDMSLTDILQVLSMNKRSCKVKLVRGEQTGEIYFRQGRVSGACMGSQEGEEALFELLGWKGAKFSVGEISNNDEETISKDIHSLIAEGMKRSNDRKNPPSTHSAPTSGDEPTMEISPNGQGKEIIHFLHHLQKKGLLKEITG, encoded by the coding sequence ATTACAACTAAAAAGCTTTTTTCAACAAGGGGATACGTCATAGAAACGATCGCCAAAACAAAGATTCTAATCGCTGATGATAACCCCCGTCTCCTCAAGGTCCTTGAGCTCCGGTTTTCTCAATCCGGCTACCGGGTTTATACCGCAGAAAAAATTAAAGATGCCGTGGTAACCGCAATCATTGTTCGGCCTGATTTAATTATCACCGATGTGATGATGTCCGAAATCAATGGTTGGGAATTCAAAAAACTGCTCAATAAAATCCCTAATATGATTGAAATTCCTTTTATTTTTCTGACCTCTACAGAAACCCTTCCCGTTGAGTACTATTCCCAGGATTTTGGAATGAGTGATTACATGCCCAAGCCCTACGCATTTGATGATTTGTTGGCTAAGGTAGAGAAAAATCTAAGAAGGCATGAACAACGTCAAAAAACCCTTTCCCCTGAGGTCTCATCCCCAAGCGGGATCTTACAGGATATGTCCCTGACAGATATCCTACAGGTCCTTTCCATGAATAAGCGAAGCTGCAAGGTAAAATTAGTCCGGGGAGAACAAACCGGCGAAATTTACTTTCGGCAAGGTAGGGTCAGCGGTGCCTGTATGGGGTCCCAAGAAGGGGAAGAGGCCCTTTTTGAACTGTTGGGTTGGAAGGGGGCAAAATTTTCGGTAGGGGAAATCTCCAACAACGATGAAGAAACTATCTCCAAAGATATTCATTCCTTAATTGCGGAGGGAATGAAACGTTCTAATGACCGGAAAAATCCACCCTCTACCCATTCTGCACCCACTTCAGGTGATGAACCGACTATGGAAATCTCTCCCAATGGACAGGGAAAAGAAATTATCCATTTTCTTCATCATCTCCAAAAAAAGGGACTCCTCAAAGAGATTACAGGATGA
- a CDS encoding zinc-dependent alcohol dehydrogenase family protein — MRAMILAQRAPMKEKPLRLIEKTSRKPQKGEVLIEVAVCAICRTDLHIIEGDLPPHQSPVVPGHQVVGYIRQAGTDTHRFKVGDRVGVAWLFSSCGRCLYCHRDEENLCENPVFTGYDVDGGYSEFLIAKEDFIYPIPPELPSKQAAPLLCAGIIGYRALHRTCIRKGERLGLYGFGASAHVVIQIARHWGCQVYVATRGEKHRELALQLGAHWVGGATDRPPEKLNAAILFAPVGELVPVALEALDKGGTLALAGVYLTDIPSLNYEQHLFHEKNLISVTANTRQDGEALLHLAEEIPIQTHTETFMLHQANEALLQLKEDGIQGAGVLEIKREK; from the coding sequence ATGAGAGCAATGATCCTGGCCCAACGGGCCCCCATGAAAGAAAAGCCCTTACGCCTGATTGAAAAAACGTCGCGGAAACCTCAAAAAGGGGAAGTCCTCATTGAGGTAGCGGTTTGTGCCATCTGCCGCACCGATTTGCACATCATCGAGGGGGACCTGCCCCCTCATCAATCTCCCGTGGTTCCAGGCCACCAGGTGGTCGGTTATATCAGGCAAGCCGGCACAGACACCCATCGTTTTAAAGTTGGAGACCGGGTAGGTGTGGCCTGGTTATTTTCCTCTTGTGGACGGTGTCTGTATTGCCACCGGGACGAAGAAAACCTTTGCGAAAATCCGGTCTTTACCGGATACGATGTGGATGGGGGGTATTCTGAATTTTTGATCGCCAAGGAGGACTTTATTTATCCAATCCCTCCGGAACTCCCTTCGAAACAAGCAGCACCTCTGCTTTGCGCTGGGATCATCGGTTATCGGGCCCTTCATCGTACCTGTATTCGAAAAGGGGAACGGCTGGGACTTTATGGGTTTGGGGCTTCAGCCCATGTGGTCATCCAGATTGCAAGACACTGGGGTTGCCAGGTATATGTCGCCACCCGAGGGGAAAAACACCGGGAGCTAGCCTTGCAATTAGGGGCTCATTGGGTAGGAGGAGCCACCGATCGTCCTCCTGAAAAACTCAATGCAGCCATTCTTTTTGCCCCAGTGGGGGAGTTGGTTCCCGTGGCCCTCGAAGCGCTGGACAAAGGAGGAACCCTGGCCCTAGCAGGCGTCTACCTCACAGATATTCCCTCCTTAAACTATGAACAACATCTTTTTCATGAGAAAAACCTGATCAGTGTGACGGCCAATACCCGCCAAGACGGAGAAGCCCTCCTTCATCTCGCGGAGGAGATCCCTATCCAGACCCACACCGAAACCTTCATGCTTCACCAAGCCAATGAAGCTTTACTTCAATTAAAAGAAGATGGGATTCAAGGGGCCGGGGTACTTGAGATA
- a CDS encoding sensor domain-containing diguanylate cyclase codes for MNETRNCIALVGGNQRGLETLALLVEEGTHDSALIIEPDRGALVFHLKDYGFSFNESLHIELSQRISDLKGRTGVRQIIDASGNPNLHRDLYQLGAPVEISRDSVFQLNHSLKKIPAKTSEDFAKRQAYLLEHFKGPLGEIDLASDEEEFYRYLLDSTLLATNAEGAELFLLEEDEKRVFLAMARESGVAPKWHPPEVLLKGGKGVISHIARTGQPFLLPKGELSLWEQELLDGEEVTALIGIPIREDNQLLGVLFLYRGTDSAPFHEQDLDFLSKMSPQLIRPIKKLLTLKDIREASLTEALRKEVREIMDSKFPIQQKLQKSLGKITEGLSSLRGSVFVKDPYSDDLMLQATTHYSPQMIGLMRIRKGTGVIGQTAHFNHPFYLKQDPNAVLPPEQEMGTWPATLSLPISTSSEMVGVIHLEFDNLPRLPMKTLKLGKDLCDLLASAVASDVERHRMSQKVLKLTVVNEEGLELLSTNDRDKVLRFATGSAAMIMDAEAVVLRIADPGGKGLLVGSTYGLHRDEIDQELVNLDRLIASKVFETKNTLSIPNLEESEFPSPESFPYRSALSTVLFGNDQPIGTLTAYNKLMYNSFSCTSFHVDDMEILEKYANYVGKSLVQAQEFKSRQALITIDETTGLKNNRYLQLRLPEEVQRAERYQRNLTLIIMEVDDQQKAFQQLDRPARKDLVKQIAGIVRETFRNVDIIVRVEKIKFAILMPDTGERAYEAISRLSRNVSEVKLKSVDSGKVTPLVVRVGYSNFPEDAKEPDELFAKASQMRTLS; via the coding sequence ATGAATGAAACCCGGAATTGCATCGCCCTTGTAGGGGGAAACCAACGGGGACTGGAAACATTGGCCCTTTTGGTTGAAGAGGGAACCCATGATTCCGCTCTCATCATTGAACCGGACCGTGGTGCCCTGGTCTTTCATCTCAAAGATTACGGTTTCAGCTTCAACGAATCCCTTCACATTGAACTCAGTCAACGAATATCCGATCTGAAAGGCAGAACCGGAGTGCGTCAAATCATTGATGCCTCAGGGAACCCGAATCTTCACCGCGATCTTTATCAATTAGGAGCCCCTGTGGAAATCTCCAGGGATTCGGTCTTTCAACTGAACCATTCCTTAAAAAAAATTCCTGCAAAAACCTCGGAAGATTTTGCCAAAAGACAGGCCTACCTTCTTGAACATTTCAAAGGTCCCCTTGGGGAGATTGATTTAGCAAGCGATGAGGAGGAATTTTACCGGTACCTATTAGACAGCACTCTGTTGGCGACCAATGCCGAAGGGGCAGAGCTTTTCCTACTGGAAGAGGATGAAAAAAGGGTGTTTTTGGCTATGGCCAGGGAAAGTGGGGTGGCTCCCAAATGGCATCCCCCCGAAGTTCTTTTAAAAGGGGGAAAGGGGGTCATCAGTCATATCGCCCGGACTGGCCAGCCTTTCCTCTTACCTAAAGGGGAACTCTCCTTATGGGAACAAGAGCTTCTGGATGGAGAAGAAGTAACCGCCCTCATTGGGATCCCTATCCGAGAGGATAATCAACTCCTGGGGGTTCTTTTTCTTTATCGTGGAACGGATTCTGCTCCGTTTCACGAACAGGATCTTGATTTTTTATCGAAAATGTCGCCTCAACTGATCAGGCCTATTAAAAAATTACTGACCCTCAAGGATATTCGGGAAGCCTCCCTAACAGAAGCCCTTCGCAAAGAAGTACGGGAAATCATGGATTCAAAATTTCCCATTCAACAGAAACTTCAAAAAAGTTTGGGAAAAATTACTGAAGGACTATCCTCTTTAAGGGGATCTGTTTTTGTGAAGGATCCCTATAGCGATGATTTAATGCTCCAGGCCACCACTCATTATTCTCCCCAAATGATCGGTTTGATGCGGATTAGAAAAGGAACCGGGGTCATCGGTCAAACCGCTCATTTCAATCATCCTTTTTACCTCAAACAAGACCCTAATGCCGTTCTTCCTCCCGAACAGGAGATGGGCACCTGGCCAGCCACCTTGTCCCTTCCCATTTCCACCTCTTCTGAAATGGTGGGGGTCATTCATCTTGAATTTGACAATCTCCCCCGGCTTCCCATGAAGACTTTAAAACTGGGAAAAGATTTGTGTGACCTGCTGGCTTCGGCGGTTGCAAGTGATGTTGAACGGCACCGCATGTCACAAAAGGTTTTAAAGCTAACTGTTGTAAACGAGGAAGGTCTGGAATTATTGTCCACTAATGACCGGGATAAAGTTCTTCGATTTGCCACCGGTTCCGCGGCCATGATCATGGATGCTGAGGCCGTTGTTTTAAGAATTGCCGATCCGGGCGGGAAAGGGCTATTGGTAGGTTCCACCTATGGACTTCATCGGGATGAAATTGATCAGGAATTGGTTAATTTAGATCGCCTGATCGCCTCCAAGGTTTTTGAAACAAAGAACACCCTCTCCATTCCCAATCTGGAAGAGTCAGAGTTTCCATCCCCTGAATCGTTTCCCTACCGTTCTGCTTTATCAACTGTTTTATTCGGAAACGATCAACCGATTGGGACACTCACGGCATACAATAAACTCATGTATAATTCTTTTTCCTGCACTTCTTTTCACGTTGATGATATGGAAATTTTGGAAAAATATGCAAATTATGTTGGCAAATCACTGGTCCAAGCCCAAGAGTTTAAATCCCGTCAAGCCCTGATTACCATTGATGAGACCACCGGATTAAAAAACAACCGCTATCTTCAACTTCGGTTACCCGAAGAGGTCCAAAGGGCAGAGCGTTATCAAAGAAACCTCACACTCATTATCATGGAGGTGGATGACCAACAAAAGGCTTTCCAACAATTGGATCGACCCGCCCGAAAAGATTTGGTGAAACAAATTGCAGGGATTGTCCGGGAAACCTTTCGGAATGTGGACATCATTGTGCGAGTGGAAAAGATCAAATTTGCCATTCTGATGCCCGATACCGGGGAGCGGGCCTATGAAGCTATTTCCCGGTTATCCCGAAATGTTTCTGAGGTGAAATTGAAAAGTGTAGACTCCGGAAAGGTCACTCCCCTGGTCGTTCGTGTTGGCTACAGTAATTTTCCAGAAGACGCCAAAGAACCGGACGAATTATTTGCAAAAGCCTCTCAAATGAGAACTCTCTCTTAA
- a CDS encoding DUF167 domain-containing protein, with product MYLNVKVTPKSSKNRISGWVGKTLKICVTAAPEKGKANDAMITVLSKALEISKSQIRLVRGETSSQKVVDIDGGEDLDLLQRLEEHLKRDPP from the coding sequence ATGTATTTGAATGTAAAAGTCACCCCAAAATCTTCTAAAAATAGGATTTCCGGGTGGGTGGGAAAAACCTTGAAAATATGCGTCACCGCGGCTCCAGAGAAAGGGAAGGCCAATGATGCCATGATCACTGTTTTATCTAAAGCCTTGGAGATATCCAAGTCCCAAATCCGGTTGGTCCGGGGAGAGACTTCTTCCCAAAAGGTGGTTGATATTGACGGGGGGGAGGATTTGGATCTCCTTCAACGGTTGGAGGAGCATCTCAAAAGAGACCCGCCCTAG